Part of the Spirochaetia bacterium 38H-sp genome, CCAATCCAACTGGACAAAAACACCAAAAGGGCTAACCCTTTTTTAGAAAGTCTTTTACATTGTAATTTTAAAAAAATAAAACCGAACGCGGGAAAAGCATACGCTTTCCCCGCTGCCTTCGGCAAAAAAGATAATCGCAATATACATACACAACAGTATTCAAACAAAAAGAACAATCTGATATACTCCATCCAAACTCAAAAATCGGAAAACAAATGGACCAAAAAGAAGAAGAAAAATACAACATAAAAACAGAAGCTTTTGAAGGGCCTCTGGATCTGCTACTTTTTTTGATAAAAAAATCGGAAATAAACATATATGACATTCCAATAGCAGAAATAACAGAACAGTATTTGGAATATCTCAAATATGCAGAAAAAGTAGACCTAGAAAACATAACAGAATTCTACGTAATGGCAGCAACACTGATATACATAAAATCACAGATGCTTTTACCAAGAACAACAGAAGATCTGTCGGAAGACATAGAAGATCCCAGAAAAGAACTGGTGGACAAACTGATAGAATACCAAAAGATAAAAAAGCTAACATCCCTTATGGAAAAGCAAATGGAGACAGAAGATCCCTTATTGTGGTTTAGCAGAAAGAAACAACAACCGGCATTACCATTTGACAACAAAGAAACCACAGAAGAAATGGACATATGGGAACTCTTTCAAGTATTCTCAAAAATGATATCCGATCTTTCTGCAGAGAAGATAATAGACCTGTATGAAGAAATAAGCACAAGCGAAAAACTTGCACTAATGTATGAAAAACTGGAAGACAGAGATGAGTTTCCCTTTACAGAGCTTATAACAAGACCGGATTCCATAATGGATATAATTTGCGCCTTTCTAGCAGTACTGGAAGCAAGCAAAAACAAAATAATAAAAATATTCCAAAACAAAATGTTTGGTGATATCTTTATAAGAAGAAGAGAAAATAAGGAGAACACAGAGGAGGATGAAACTGACACGTGAAGCATCACTAATAGAAGCAATACTGTTTCTGGAAAACGAACCCTTATCAATAGACCAGTTGGAAAAAATAACAGGGCTTCCCAAAAATGCGGTAGAAACCGTTTTGGAAGAATTAAAAACAGAGTACGAAAAAGACTACCATGGAGTTTGTTTGTACATGTCACCTGACGAGGTATTCTTTGCTCCCAAAAAAGAGCTTTGGCCATACCTCAAAGATAGATACGGCAAAAAAACAGGCAATAAACTTAGCAAAGCGGCACTTGAGACACTGGCTATAATTGCATACAGACAACCCATAACCAAGGCAGAAATAGAAGCAATAAGAGGAGTTTCCTCTGATGCAATGGTAAGACTTCTTATGTCTAGAAACCTCATACAAGAAACAGGAAAAAAAGATGTTCCAGGAAGACCTGCAATGTACGGGACAACCAAAGATTTTTTAAGAGCGTTTGGACTTAGAAGTATAGCTGACCTACCAAAACTAGAAAAAGAAGAGGCGGAAAAATTTGAACTCAATGGATAAAAAAAAGCTGAGATTACAAGTGTTTCTTGCAAAAGCCGGACTAGGCTCAAGAAGACACTGTGAATCACTCATAGAAGAAGGAAGAGTTGCTGTCAACGGAGAGACAGTGCAACAACAAGGCATAACTGTAAATCCTGATTCAGACACAATAACCCTTGACGGGAAAAAAGTAAGAATAGAAAAAAACAAGATATACATAGCTTTACACAAACCTCCAGGATACATGTGTTCTCATAGAGATGACAAAGGAAGACCTCTTATATATCAATTGGTTTCACCAATAATCAAAGAACGCCTCTTTACGGTGGGAAGACTTGATTTCTTATCATCTGGATTAATCTTGCTGACAAACGATGGAGATTTTGCAGATAAAATAATGCACCCATCCGGATGCATAGAAAAAGAATACCTTGTAGAAACAAAAAAACCAGTAGAAAAGACTTTTCTTGATAAATACAAAAAAGGCATATATATAAAAGGCATAAAATACACTCTCAAGCGATACAAATGGTACGGCCCAAACAAATTTGCACTCATACTTGAGGAAGGCAAAAACAGAGAAATAAGGAATATACTTCATGCTTGGAACATACCGGTTGCAAGGCTGCACAGGATCAGAATAGGGCCTGTACAACTTGCAACTCTAAGACCGGGAGAATTTAGAAAACTTACAGAAAGAGAAATAAAAGGACTTATAAATGCAGATAATAGTGGCAATTGACGGACCTGCAGGAGTAGGTAAAAGCACAATAGCCGACATGGTGGCAAAAAAACTGGAAGCAGCACACATAAATTCAGGGGATTTGTACAGAGCTGTAACATATCTATTTCTGCAGACAGGCATAGAATACAGTGATGAAGCCATACTAAGAATAGCCAAAAAAACAAAATTTTCTATATCCAACAGAAAACTACATATAGAAAGCATAGAAAAAACTGAGCTTTTGCACACAGACTTGGTAGACAGCATGGTGGCAAAAATATCAT contains:
- a CDS encoding pseudouridine synthase, producing the protein MDKKKLRLQVFLAKAGLGSRRHCESLIEEGRVAVNGETVQQQGITVNPDSDTITLDGKKVRIEKNKIYIALHKPPGYMCSHRDDKGRPLIYQLVSPIIKERLFTVGRLDFLSSGLILLTNDGDFADKIMHPSGCIEKEYLVETKKPVEKTFLDKYKKGIYIKGIKYTLKRYKWYGPNKFALILEEGKNREIRNILHAWNIPVARLHRIRIGPVQLATLRPGEFRKLTEREIKGLINADNSGN
- the scpB gene encoding SMC-Scp complex subunit ScpB, whose amino-acid sequence is MKLTREASLIEAILFLENEPLSIDQLEKITGLPKNAVETVLEELKTEYEKDYHGVCLYMSPDEVFFAPKKELWPYLKDRYGKKTGNKLSKAALETLAIIAYRQPITKAEIEAIRGVSSDAMVRLLMSRNLIQETGKKDVPGRPAMYGTTKDFLRAFGLRSIADLPKLEKEEAEKFELNG
- a CDS encoding segregation/condensation protein A: MDQKEEEKYNIKTEAFEGPLDLLLFLIKKSEINIYDIPIAEITEQYLEYLKYAEKVDLENITEFYVMAATLIYIKSQMLLPRTTEDLSEDIEDPRKELVDKLIEYQKIKKLTSLMEKQMETEDPLLWFSRKKQQPALPFDNKETTEEMDIWELFQVFSKMISDLSAEKIIDLYEEISTSEKLALMYEKLEDRDEFPFTELITRPDSIMDIICAFLAVLEASKNKIIKIFQNKMFGDIFIRRRENKENTEEDETDT